Within Candidatus Dojkabacteria bacterium, the genomic segment GGCGCTTGTTGGCTTGCTTAAGACCCAACTGTATACGGCATGATGATCAGTTTCTTTCTCGTCTTGAACGGGGTAGGGCATTTTTGCTTGAATCGGTCTGTCGAATGCTTTTGCGGTTTTTATCTGCTCGAGCACGCTCTCATCTTTCTCAAAATGGGAGAGACACTCGTCGATGAACTGTAGCTCTCTTTCAAAATCCATGTTTCCGTATAGGACGATCTTGGCGTTTGTAGGATGATAATACTTTTTGTGGAATTTAATGAAATTTTCATATGTGAGGTCGGGAATATTTTCTGGCTCACCGCCTGAGTTGTTGGCATATGTTGTACCAGGGAAGAGGGTTTTGTTCACCGCTTTGTCGACTACACTGTCCACATTTGACATGCCTCCCTTCATTTCATTAAATACAACACCTTTGTAGATCAGCTCGTTTTTATCATTAAATTCATAATGCCAGCCCTCCTGTTTTAATGTCTCTTCGGTGATAAGTGGGTGGAATACCGCGTCCATATAAACCGAGATAAGATTGTGCAAGTCCTCATCATTTTCGCTTGAAACTGGGTAAAGCGTTTTGTCCGGAAAAGTCCAAGCATTAATGTAGGTATTTAATGAAGTCCTAGCCATCTGGATAAATGGATCTTTTACGGGGTATTTCTCCGAGCCACCTAAAACTGAGTGCTCAAGAATATGCGCAACTCCAGTGGAATCTTGCGGTATCGTTCTGAAATTGATCGAGAATAGTTTATTGGTGTCATCGTTTTTCAGCAGCAGGATCTGTGCGCCTGTCTTCTTATGCTCGAGTAGTGTACTCTTAAGCCCAACTTCTTTTACCTCTTCAGTCTTTAGGATAGTGTAATGTTCATTATCTTTCATTAAAAAGGTATTTTTAGTTTAGCTGTCTTAATTGGGCACTCCCTATTTTATCAGATAATAAAGGCAGATTTTGCTGCATGATGTCCTGTAGTAGTAATTTGTAAGCTTTGTGTAAGTAGTTGCACCCACCGCCGATATATTTATTAGATAGCACCCAACCTGATCCCTTTGGGTGCTTTTCTTTTATAGAGGTTGTTGGTTATAAGATGCTCATGTATTGGAGTTTTCGCTTCGTTTAATGTTGCCTCAGAATTCTTAATGTCAAAATTTCCTGAAAAGTACGCTTTGAAAGCGCACTTTTGTTATCCGCTCAGACCCGAACGGGTCTGAGCACTTCAAGGCTGACCTGCGGTATAATAGAGATGGATAAATTTTCATTATTCGGGGGATGACAAGATCAACAGCACAAAGATATGCGAATATTTTTCAGTCCTTAACAGAGGCTGAGTCTCTTGTAATGTTGGATTATCTGAGGCAAAAGGGTGGAGAAGTTACGCTGAAAGAGCTTGCAGATGAGGCAAACACTTCTGAATCACGGGCTCGTGGACTCCTTGAAGAGCTAGAGCAGGTGTACCTGGTTAATGAAAATCGTGAGAATGGCGAAACAACCTACTACTATGAGTCAACGACAGTGGCAGATAGGTTGAGATATATCTTGGATCGCATGGAGTAAGCCTAGTTTTGAGCTCAAATCAATTTTTACACTGACGCCATGGACAGCCTTGTACTAGATAAAGTGGTATCTTCAGTTCTCTCATCAAAAAAATATCGTTACCTCTATGAGCCCACAATCAGGCGCACTGTTGAGGAGCTCGCAACACGCTATCCTGAGAAAAAGCTTGATAATGAAACTCGCAAGAGGCTCCACCAGCTGTGGGGCGCCTACATTAAGCGACCGAATTTCATGAAAGTTTTAGAGCAGGTAGAGGCCGACATAACCTCCGGAGCTGAGGCGAAGGATGTTTTGCTACCACTTCTG encodes:
- a CDS encoding helix-turn-helix domain-containing protein, which produces MTRSTAQRYANIFQSLTEAESLVMLDYLRQKGGEVTLKELADEANTSESRARGLLEELEQVYLVNENRENGETTYYYESTTVADRLRYILDRME